The DNA segment GGTGAGCCGGTCCGAAACAACaaaaaatattgtctgaaatatcCACAACTAACGACGCAAGAAGTAAGTGAGAGTGTTGCAAATCGCCTCCTTCAGACGATCAAAGCTGGCATTTGCTGAAACTGACACCGCATCGATCCTGTCATGTATTTCTCTGAAGGCTTTGACTGTATTTTCTGCTAGCTAAGGAATCTTGACCCTTATCTTTGAAACAGCGGACCCTACTTCTTTGGAGATGGCATGAATGTCTCCAATAGTTAATTGACTTGCAGCAAGAAGGTCCTTGATGATGGTCAGCTTGTTGTCAATGACATTCAATTTTTCTATAAGAACAGGATCACTTACACCATGATAGAAACTAGAGGCTTTGACATTTGAATCAAGCTGAATATTCTTGACTTTTCCCTCATGTTTCTTCACCTAGGAACCCTTAACACACAAATCCCATACCGACAAAGGCTATTGAGTTGTAAGATTTGGTGATGGAGACAAATTGATATTCTGAGATAGAGATATTGTGGGCTTTCAAAAGATGAGTGATAACCATACCATATGGTAGATTGGTGGGGTCAGCAGCACTTTCAACAATAAAATTTATAACCCACGAGTACAGTTTGATTTTAAACTTGGTCACCAGACAGTAGACAAGAAAAGTGTCTCGTTGAGAGAAAATGGAGAATGAGCTAGTACGAGGGAGAAGGTTTATTACTACAATGTGGGCTAGAACTTGGGTTTCAAAGCTAACATCATTGGGACCGAACTGGTTAGGGAGGGAATCAGAGGGACACTTTGTTATACAATACTTGGCTTGATCAAAAGTAATTTCAAAATCTTTAGGCCAGGTATTTTTGAAAACCATAGGGAAACCAGAACACTTACACTAAAATGATGCGTTTTCCTAGAATTAGAGATTCTAACTTATCAGGCCTGTGAGAACGAATATTGGCATAGAACATCCTCACTAGAGGTTCATAGACTTTAGAAGGGGGCAAAGAGAGGAAATTTGACATGCCTTGAAAAACGAACAGATCCTTTACCTTACAGTTGAGGGCCTCCATGTCGTCAACATCGATTACTTTGTCATGGGCAATGAGCTTCTCTTTAAGGGTAATAAAGAAGTCACTAGTAGGTGTATCCGAGAAATTGCGGTCTGGCTCTAGAGAAATTTAGAGGTCTGCCTTGGATTTCTTGGGGGTAAATAATTCAGGGGGGTTCTTCCATAGGTCCTTTTCCAAGGGCTTTTTTGCTCATTATGTGAGTATCGTGAGACATCTCTACTTGAGAAGAGGCAAACCCTTCAGAAAAATCAAACCCTAGATCTACTTGTTCTGGGGGCTGAGAAGAGGGTTTTGCTCTGTAATGGGTCCTTTTTCTGGTGGAGGCAGAGGGATTCTTGGAATGTTTTGCCATTGAAGAGTTTTGAAGAAGGGTTTCTGAGCGATAAGaccaatgaagaagaagatgagtaaTTGAGAGGGTTAAAAGGAAAGGATTTGACGGCTGAGTACAGGAAAGGAAAAGACGTCAGTGAAAGGATATGATGATTGATTTCCCTTTCTTGAGAGTTGTGACTAAtggaaaaagagaggaaaatcgTAGGCGCTCAATTAATGAgtacttaaaaaaaaaatattagtcaTATAGGAATTAGAAATAATACAAAGTCCTAATTTTTAAGATCAAGTGAAATATTGCCAAGTAGTTCTCTCAAAGTGCAAAATCTATCCTCAAGTAAGGGCTTAGTAAAAATGTCTGCTAGTTGATCAATAATACTAACAAATGATAATTCTATATCTCCTTTAATGACAAGATCTCTGATGAAATGATGCTTAATATCTATATGCTTAGCTCTATAATGATGTACATGATTCTTTGAAAGGCATATATCACtaaaattatcacaaaatatttgaatGGGTTTAAAAGATAATTCATAGTCACCCAGTTGATGAGACATCTAAATTATTTGTGCAGTACACTGTTCAATTGCAATATACTCTACCTCAGTTGTAGATAATGCAACTGAGCCTTGTTTCTTGTTGTTCGAGGATATTAATGCCTTTCCCAGCAATTGACATGTTCCATTGGTGCTTTTTCCGTCTTCTTTATCACCTGCAAGATCCGCATATGAAAAACCTTCAAGTTTAAAATTGTTAGATCGTGGATACCATAGTCCATAAGAAACAGTTTCGATGAGATGACATATTATTCTCTTTACTACTGCCAGGTGCAATTCTTTATAAGCTGACTGAAACCTGGCACATTTACAAGcactgaacatgatatctagtcgACTAGCAGTTAGATAAAGTAAGGAGTCAATCATTCCACAATATTTTGTTTCATCCACTCGATTTCCCTGTTCATCTTTGTCAAGACTTGTTGATGGGCTCATTGGTGTATCAATTGCTTTAACACTACTCATGCTGAATTTTTGAATCTATTCCTTTGTATATTTGGTGTGATAGATAAAAGTTCCTTCCTcagattgttgaatttgaagtccGAGAAAAAACGTGAGTTCTTCCATGATACTCATTTCGAACTCACTATGCATGAGATTAGCAAATTCCTTGCATATGAGAGAGTTAGCACTTCCAAAAATAATTCGTCAACATAGACTTGGATAATAAGATTACCTCCTGATGATCTTTTGATTAATAATGTAGTATCTACTTTACCTCTTGTAAACCCATGGTTAAGTAGGAATGAACAAAGCCTTTTGTACCAGGCTCGAGGAGCTTGTTTGAGTCCATACAAGGCTTTAGTCAACTTATACACATGGTAAGAAAATTACGAGTTTTCAAAACTAGGAGGTTATTTTGCATACACCTCATCATAAATAAAGCCATTTAAGaaagcacttttgacatccatatGAAAAAGTTTAAAGCCTTTAATGGATGCATACGCAAGTAGAATTCGTATTGATTCTAACCGTGCTACCagagcaaaggtttcatcatagccGACTCCTTCATGCTGTGAATAGCCTTGAGCTACTAATCTGGCTTTATTTATGACTACTTTTCCATCCTCGTTCAACTTGTTTATGAAAACCCACTTGGTTCCAACAATGGCAGTATTTGTTGGCTTAGGTAACAGTTCCCAGACTTGATTCTTGTCAAATTGATCGAGTTCATCCAACATGGCATGTATCCAGCTGAAGTCTTTTAAGGCTTCCTTAACTTTCTTTGGTTACATATGAGAGATaagtgcaatattttttttttcttaagagCTCCCCTGGTTTTTATTCCATCACTGGGATCCCCTATGATAAACTTTTAAGGATATTCTGGTTCACTTCTCCATTCATTTGGTCACGTTCCAACTGCATGAGCAGTTGACACCTTTTGTGGTTCAATTTGATTACTAGCAGGTTCACTAGTCGATTTTGTGATTGTGTCTGTGCTATTAGTCTATTTTTGTGACTTGCTTGCATTTGATGATTTTTGGCTAATATCTTCATTACCTATAATGATTCTTTTCTTGGCCGTAGtgttatttttatcaaatatAACATATACTGATTCTTCTACAGATAAAGTATGTTTGTTATAAACTCTAAAATATCTACTATAAGAGAGTAACCGAGAAAAATACATTCGTCACTCCTTGGATCAAATTTTCCAAGGTTGTCCTTACCATTATTGTGGATGAAGTACTTACTTCCAAACAGATGAAAGTAGCCTATATTGGGCCGTCTGCCTTTCCATAATTCATATGGTGTTTTCTTCAAAATGGGTCTTATAAGACATCTATTGAGAATTACATGATGTGCTTACTGCTTTTGCCCAAAAATGATTTGGCAGTGAATGTTCTAATATCATTGGTTTGGCCATATCTTGTAGAGCTTGAGTTTTCCGCTCAACTACTCCATTATGTTGTAGTGATCTTGGGGCTGAGATATTGTGAATATATCCTTGATCATTGCAGAATTATTCAAAGGCTTTGCTTTTGAATTCTCCTCCACGGTCACTTTGGATGGTTGTAATGAGATACcttttttctctttcaattcttttacagaaaatctcaaaaatttTCACAGCTTCATCTTTATGAGATAAGAAAATCACCAATGTAAAACGTGAGTAGTCAatagtcatcaacaataacaaaaagcATATCGTTTACCTCCAATGCTGGCAGTTCTAGTTCATTCCATTTATTTTTGTAACTTCTTTGAACAGATTTTTGTCACCCGTCATGTGACTGGAACACGCACTGTCTAAATACTATTTTCCTTTGCGACTCTTTCTGTGGTGTTCTTACAAAATAGAATTATCactttcttttaggtacccaagcttgcttgggtccttCTTGGTTAGTTTTACTGGAATCACGGTTGTTTTTGGGTTTCCAAATCCATCATGAAATATTAGATTTACGAAATCTACAAAAGAAATATTTATGTCTAGCTTTGATACAGTAATGACACATAGGGGTTGACCCAGTTTTTGATATACCACTTGTATTAGTACTTGTGGACTCAGTTCTAACAGAACCTTttccagttgacttgtaagtcTCCTGGTTAGACTTGACAGAACTATGACTGGTGGATTTGTGCATGCCATTAAGTTGCATTTGCAATTCTTGAACATCATCTTAAAGCACATCTCTTTCGATTTCACAAACTTCAAGTTTAAATTCCCAATCCTTCTTTTCCCTATTGAGTCTTTTTAATTCATTCAACATTTTTTGAGACTCATTTAGGGTAAGGtcaagaatatcctgcaattcatTACATCTATCACAGTTATAAGGTCTTACCTCACTTGTTTCATATCGTGCCATGAAATAATTTTCAGTGTCTTCTTTGCTTTCATCATCTGACGTATCATTATCAATCCAACAAGCAGAATATTTGTTCATATCATTTTCCAAAATAGTTATGACGCACATGTTTACTATTTCCTCACGTTCTGAGTTGTTTTCATCACTCCAGTTTATGAAGGATTTATTTTTATTGAACCCTTtggagatttttcttttaagatCTGGGCATTTAGCTAGAACATGGCCATACCTTCAACATTTAAagcattttccatcatttttgtcGTGGTCATTGTATTGCCTGGTTCGGCTGGATGGCATCTATCCCTTTTTTGTATTTCTGTATCTTCTAATCAATCCATTCATGTTTCTTGACACCATGACAGTTTCTTATTCAAGAGCTTCTGGATCATCATCAATATCATTTTTAGGTCCTTTACTTATAGTTTTGAAAGCAACTGTTTTTTTTCTTGACGCATTTTCTTGAGATGGATTTTCTCAAACGCTATGAGATCTCCTCGTAGTTTATCATGTAAAAGTTTGTCTAGATCTTGAGATTCAAGTGTAACTACTTTTGTCTGACATGTAGTAGGCAAACGTCTCAGGGTTTTTCGAACTTGATCACCACTTGAGTAAGGTTTACCAAAGGATTTCAGATCGCCAATGATTTTGCTAAATCTTACAAATATTTCCTCAAtggattctccttctttcatctAGAAGAGTTCATAATCGTAAACCAATAAGTTTATCCGAGTTTCATTCACTTTGCTAGTTCCTTCATAAGGAACTTCCAGTTtgtcccatatttctttggcGGTATCACATCTTAAAATTTTCTCATACTCTTTTCCAGTTATAGCATTATAAAGCAAGTTTCATGCCTTAGCATTAACTTGAACAACAACCATTTGCTCGTCTGTGTATTCATCTATATCTTTAGGATCAACGGGTGGTTGAGCTGCTATTGGCAATggataatttttcttttttataacaCGCCATACTTTTACATAATAAGACTTTGCATAAATTTTTGTGCATACTTTCTAGTGGGAAAAATATTGTCCATTGAAGTATGGTGGCCTTACTTCCGATGTCCCTTCTTGAAAGAGTGCTCCAATAGTTACTTGGTTTGGCATGATCATTTCTCACTAGTTGTTAAGCAAAAGATAAAAGTGTGAGACCTTCTTTGATAGCAGTTGAAAGTACAGGGGGGGAGGAATTGtcgattttttctttttatacccTAAGTAGTTAACTAGTTTACTAATTAGTCCACTAAGGGTAagaatataatataaataaagtaGAAATAAAATATAGGAATTAAAGACATCACGATTTTTATATTGGTCCGGATTCAATGTGAATTCTacgtccagtccccttgggttacAAGGGTGTTCTCTTTCAGTATTTGAAGTTTCTCAATACAAGAGAGTTTATGTAGCTTTACACCAATAACTTAGTCACTATGTTACTTCTCGCTTCTTGATATAATGTCTCACCagtgtttttctctctttcttctctcacTAGTTACATAGTAGATCTAGAGTGAACTACAATTCTTGCTTGGAGTAGAACAGAAAGAGTGATAGTGGTAGGTTCAAGGTATGTGTTACTCCCTTGACGTACTTCATTATATACTTGATCTTTTTGTCTTGGCGAATCTTTAGCATACCGTTGAAGGATTTGCAGTCCCAAGGGAATTGAATCTGTTATGATTCATTCCAAGAATAAGTATAAAGCTTCCATAGACGATTCATGATTGTCGGTCGTTTTCTTTTTCGAAAAGAGATTTGACATAAGTTCTTCTTAAGTCGTTCCTTGATTCATTGGATTGATAGCCTTCATTTTTCGACGCATATCTTCAGCAATCAGGGCAACGGGAAATCTTGGTCCTTCCTTCATTGTATCAATCATCATGGTTGTTATATTGCTTCAATCATTAATCTTCCTTACTTGCTTCTGTTGACAGATCTTTGACTTGATTCTTTTACTCCCTCCTTTCTTGACTTTTTCCATACTTCAATAATAGATTTGCTCGAATCCTTCTTTTCATCTCTCGTGATCCTGAACCatagtaatatattatttttcatcattgaaaTTTATATCTAACACGTAGGTGCATTACCAAATAAAGGAGAAAAGAGTGTTAAGTCAGAATTGATCCATATTTCTTTGAGTAAATAATTAAGTATTGAACCAAATGCACCATTCAATTTTTATGGAGCATGGATGCCAATACATAATATTGTACCAATTATAGGAAATGCATACATAAAAAACTTAGTTTGGTGAAGGGACCATGGGTTCACATCCCCGTAATTTTGGTTATAAATCTGCCCCTGGTTACGGTATTTTGGAAAGTTCTGGCAATATAGGTTTGACTACAGGTACACGAAGCTTAATTCTATGCGTTGATCATTTATCatcatatattttaaataaaagtaGGTTTAATATGTGTTAAGCGTATAATGTTGGTTTGTTATTTAATCGCatgtttttttaatataaataaattgATTGATTGTATTGCTATTTAGTAGCAATTGAGTTTTGTATGTTCATATGAAGTTGAAGATCTGTTTCTTGAATGGGTATGCCTTAAGTTTGAAGTTCTTGCCTCGTGCAACTCTATAGAATTATGAAGTTTTTATCACGATAAGGAGATagtttattaaaaattattactACTACCTAAATCAATGCATCATATTCTGTGAACTAGAGATGCCTTCAGATTTTTTGAGAGTAGAGTTTAACATTGCTTCAGATGTAGTGGGAACAATTTTAAGATTTTCAAGTAGTCCAAAGATGCTTTCGTTTTAGATATTTATAGATTTTTAATGGATTGGCATTTTGACATTTGAGAAAAGCTTTAGCAGTTGCTCTGCACTCCTTATCTATTCAGGTTTAGAAGTTGGAAAATTTGTTGTAGGAATCTGATGAATTATGCTATCGAAAAATAATTGAAATATGATCCGAATGATAAGTAATTCTATTGGAATTTGAAGAATTTGGCATTGAATTCTTTTTAAGAAAATCGGATTAAGAAAAGTATGATAGAGGATTAGAAATTGATACTGGAATCTaatgagttttggtgttgaaATGTAATATAAAATTCGTAGCAGCTAGGTGAGGTTCAAATTTTTTCCATGTGAGATACTAAAGGAATAAGAGATGTTTTGAAGGCAgatagaaatatatttattgtgttAAATATAGATGGAATCATAATCTAGTCTTTTGGTTGAAAGAGAATTATGAAACTAGAATTATAGAAACTTTGGATTTGTTTGATTCTCATGTGACGTATGACTAGACATGCTCTTTTATTTGTACGAATTACTAGTTCCATCTTGGTACATTTATTACAAATAttacaaaaccttttgaaaaaaacaaaaagatactAAAGGTCTCGAGGACAAGCTGCGGGAAGCGAAGTTTAAATGGTTTGAACATATGAggggatgtaacgatccgactggttgttttgagcatttgcactacGCTCAAttatttgagggcatgagtagatcTGTGCGATCTTTTACGAGTTGTGTGTAATTGGCAGTTTTTATTTTTCAGGtaatttggaattatttgatagaatgaatttcatgattgaatttttaaagttggaaagttgaccaagtttgactttttaatgCTTGACCTCAGATTGAATATTTTATAGTTCctttaggtccggatggtgattttgaatacgggcgtatgcccggatttgcaatTAGATATTTCTAGTAGATTTCAacgctaattggcaaaagttgaaaatttgaaggtttggaaagtttaaaagtttgaccgagagttgactttgaggatatcagattcggattgtggttccgggaactggaatagcttcgttatgtcatttgagacttttgtaaaaaatttgagttcatttcgagttgatttgatatgtttcggcgcgagtttttggaagtcgaaagttcgaaagctcattaagtttgatttgaggtgcgattcgtcgtttcgatgttgttatgcgtgatttgaggcctcgagtaggtccgtgttatgttatgtgacttgttggtaggttcagacgaggtctcgaggggctcgggtgagttttggataggtttgggttgtgttgtgcTCGTTCTTtctatgtttcgacgtcgtttcttcaagcataaatggtaccacattaaacaaatgagctccaatttctattttgattaaagcattagatctgtatcgtcaTTACGGATCTATAGCAAAATGAATCGGCGAATTCGAACATCATATGAGGAGTTCATGGTCATTTTTCTATGAATTGAgttgccagatttttcaaattaattacgaCAATGCCACTGACTTCGCACTTAAAAATCTgtactatttccaaatattgaaaccaacatatcacCTTCATTATAagatcaaatggagtgattcaaaagcctaacttgactaaaatttcacaagaaatcTATTGGAGGCATTAAAAGTGAGTTTCGGAATTGGTTGTCACATAAAACGAGGCATAATAATTGggcaaaaatatttaatatcgatgctttgttcatttggtcatattttgagttggggagctcggatttgggcaatatTTGAGGCTactttcaccatatggattggggtaagtattctctactcgggTTTGGTTATATTTTGTGAATCTGttttcgtttttggtaattggattgtggattttaaagagaaaattgggtgGTTTTGTACAAAGTTTTATAGAGTGAatgtttgagttttgaacattgattcggagtcggatttgggttAAACTATTAttgttggactcataattgaatgagttatcgaattttgtgagttttgtcgggttccaaggtgcgggaCCGGATTACCTCGGAAccggatttgactttttggttgactttgggcttttgattaaagaaaacctttatcatttggaattatttcttTAGGCattttttgatattcttgagttgcttttgccTAGTTTCGAACCGTTTGGGGTTCGGTACGCGCgagatgacatttttggagcatcgtttggattgctcgatattggatttggtttgttcgaggtaagtaacacttctaaacttggtgttgagggtataaaaccccgaattacatgttacgtgattgatgttgaggtaacgcgcatgctaggtgacgagcgtatgggcgtgcaccgtagaaatggAGATTTAGTCAATTTACTACTGGAAATCCGGTAAAAACAgacaaaaaaaaccgaccaacgttggtcggtaatggccaaaaaccgaTCAAAAtacgaccatttacgtgtggacggtatttttgtggtcagaaaggcataccgaccaaagttggtcggaaattaccgaccaactttggtcggtcaattaaattcaaaaaaaaaaatattgcaaaaaaaaccgaccaaagttggtcggttttatccGACCAAAGTTgctcggtattttaattatgtaataaaaagattcaccatctgggaatcgaaccacggtctgtactgtggcaggatactattttactactagaccattggtacattttgttttaagactgtcttttatttgatttatactctttaattatattttcgcacgaaaataaccgaccaaagttggtcggttttattaaaaaataaaattaccgaccaaacttggtcggttttttaaatgacaggccgaattaaccgaccaattttggtcggtttttttaatattaatttttatttattttaattgaaaaaccgaccaaagttggtcggtttcttgaaacataaattttgtgggactcaaaaatagtttcccgcatttttgcgccaaagaaaaccgaccaaagttggtcggcgaccttggtcggtttttgctGAATTTTTAGtgaattccatggaactgtgtagctatcttatctgaacatttttactACACTCTATGTGTTAGATCACTTGAGCTATAaattatgctagaaatcatgtttaggctatatgacggtactattgggacccacaatggtcgttctttgatgttgagttatttgcttaattgtagttatgtactcagtcgcattcatcattaagtatcatatctcagtctctgatATTGTATATTGTCACATCCCACATTGTTGATTAGGACTGCTTagtatgaatatatatatatatatatatatatatatatatatatatatatatatatatatatatatatatatatatatatatatatatatatatatatatatatatatatatatatatatatatatatatatatatatatatatatatatatatatatatatatatatatatatagtcgcagcaagccttatggctatatgtggatcgggttgcatgccgcaacaggccttatggctatatgtggatcgggctgcatgccgcaacaggcaCCGTACAGTGCTGAGGACTGAgagtgctgagtattgagcatggtGAGAGAAaatacgagacagtgagattgagtactctaagagtgtgagtacatgcgTTTATCATAGAGatacattacatttgacatgcttacttgagatacatgcatagagatacaTTTCCTTCTGCTGCCCGGTTTTGGGGACATGCTTGATTTCacctgtatattgacatgtaggcatagagatgtattttcctaatgctatctgaaaatgaaacatcttatttattattgaaaggttATTGgagaaatcacagttttcaaagcTACTCATATGCTTTTTGGGTTTttggtgaaagatttgggatttactattcAAATATGTctatttttccgtaactgtgaacgagttgagcatcttatctctgagttactttcttgtaccattttttattatattgttatgaactgtggctggttattggagttggac comes from the Nicotiana tabacum cultivar K326 chromosome 14, ASM71507v2, whole genome shotgun sequence genome and includes:
- the LOC142169068 gene encoding putative mitochondrial protein AtMg00820; the encoded protein is MLDELDQFDKNQVWELLPKPTNTAIVGTKWVFINKLNEDGKVVINKARLVAQGYSQHEGVGYDETFALVARLESIRILLAYASIKGFKLFHMDVKSAFLNGFIYDEVYAK